A genomic region of Solanum dulcamara chromosome 2, daSolDulc1.2, whole genome shotgun sequence contains the following coding sequences:
- the LOC129880755 gene encoding 3-phosphoshikimate 1-carboxyvinyltransferase 2: MSQISNMTQGIQTLYPNSKIHQPQVHTFSPFLSFGSKKLKNSAKSLWVLNKDSVLTTRSSSSSFRISASVSTTQKPSEIVLQPIKEISGTVKLPGSKSLSNRILLLAALSEGTTVVDNLLSSDDIHYMLGALKTLGLQVEDDSGNQQAVVEGCGGLFPVGKESKEEIQLFLGNAGTAMRPLTAAVAVAGGNSRYVLDGVPRMRERPIGDLVDGLKQLGGEVDCFLGTKCPPVRIVSKGGLPGGKVKLSGSISSQYLTALLMAAPLALGDVEIEIIDKLISVPYVEMTLKLMERFGISVEHNSSWDRFFVRGGQKYKSPGKAYVEGDASSASYFLAGAAVTGGNITVEGCGTNSLQGDVKFAKVLEKMGAEVMWTENSVTVKGPPRNSSGRKHLRAIDVNMNKMPDVAMTLAVVALFADGPTAIRDVASWRVKETERMIAICTELRKLGATVEEGPDYCIITPPEKLNVTEIDTYDDHRMAMAFSLAACADVPVTINDPGCTRKTFPNYFDVLQQYSKH, translated from the exons ATGTCACAGATTAGCAACATGACACAAGGGATACAAACCCTTTATCCCAATTCCAAGATTCATCAACCCCAAGTTCACACATTTTcgccttttctttcttttggatctaaaaaactgaaaaattcAGCAAAATCTTTGTGGGTTTTGAATAAAGATTCAGTTTTGACaacaaggtcttcttcttcttcttttaggATTTCAGCATCAGTGTCTACAACCCAGAAACCCTCTGAGATTGTCCTGCAACCCATCAAAGAAATATCAGGCACTGTCAAATTGCCAGGCTCTAAATCCCTATCCAATCGTATTCTCCTTCTTGCTGCCCTATCTGAA GGAACAACTGTTGTTGACAATTTGCTAAGTAGTGATGATATTCATTACATGCTTGGTGCCTTGAAAACACTTGGACTACAAGTTGAAGATGACAGTGGAAATCAACAAGCTGTTGTTGAAGGTTGTGGTGGGCTGTTCCCTGTTGGTAAAGAGTCCAAGGAAGAAATTCAACTTTTCCTGGGAAATGCAGGAACTGCAATGCGGCCACTAACAGCAGCAGTTGCTGTAGCTGGTGGAAATTCAAG GTATGTACTTGATGGAGTTCCTCGGATGAGAGAGAGACCAATTGGTGATTTGGTTGATGGTCTTAAGCAGCTTGGTGGAGAGGTTGATTGTTTCCTTGGTACGAAATGTCCTCCTGTTCGAATTGTCAGCAAAGGAGGTCTTCCAGGAGGAAAG gtgaagCTGTCTGGATCCATTAGCAGCCAATACTTGACTGCTCTGCTTATGGCTGCTCCACTGGCTTTAGGAGATGTGGAGATTGAAATCATTGACAAACTAATATCTGTACCTTATGTCGAAATGACATTGAAGTTGATGGAGCGATTTGGTATCTCTGTGGAGCACAATAGTAGCTGGGACAGGTTCTTTGTCCGAGGAGGTCAGAAATACAA GTCTCCTGGAAAAGCTTATGTGGAAGGTGATGCTTCAAGTGCTAGTTACTTCTTGGCTGGTGCAGCTGTCACAGGTGGAAACATCACTGTTGAAGGTTGTGGGACAAACAGTTTACAG GGGGATGTCAAATTTGCTAAGGTTCTTGAGAAAATGGGAGCAGAGGTTATGTGGACAGAGAATAGTGTCACAGTCAAAGGACCCCCGAGGAATTCTTCTGGAAGGAAGCATTTGCGCGCCATTGATGTGAACATGAATAAAATGCCTGATGTTGCCATGACACTTGCTGTAGTTGCACTTTTTGCTGATGGTCCCACTGCTATAAGAGACG TTGCTAGTTGGAGAGTCAAGGAAACTGAGCGCATGATCGCCATATGCACAGAACTTAGGAAG TTGGGAGCAACTGTTGAAGAAGGACCTGACTATTGCATAATCACCCCACCGGAGAAATTAAATGTGACTGAAATTGATACATACGACGACCACAGGATGGCCATGGCCTTTTCTCTAGCTGCTTGTGCAGATGTTCCGGTCACCATCAATGACCCTGGCTGCACGCGGAAAACCTTCCCAAACTACTTTGATGTCCTTCAGCAGTACTCCAAGCATTGA